DNA from Syntrophorhabdales bacterium:
GCAGGTTGGTTTCAGCGGAAAATATGCGATGAGTGTCGGCAAGCAGGTTCTCTACGTGACCGAGCGGGCAGTCTTTGAGCTGACAAAAGAAGGACTCGTACTGACCGAGATCGCCCCGGGCGTGGACCTGCAGAAGGATATCCTCGCCTACATGGATTTCGCGCCGATTATATCCCCGCACCTGAAAGAAATGCCCGTCGGTATCTTCAATCCAGCGTGGGGCGGACTAAAAACATTTCTCGGCGGCGTTGACGGGAAAGAGACGAAGCTACACGACGCAGGACATCGTGACCGGCGCCAAGAGCCACCCGTGCGTGAAAAAGGCGATGGCAACGGCCGGCGCGAGTCCTGGCAGGCCGCGTGATGAGAGCATCAGCAGCCTTTCCGCGCAGACAGCGGAACCATTGAGCGGAAAGACTGCATGACCTGACCCATATACCGATATACCCCTCTGTCTGGCCCAGCGGTGAAGCAAGTTCTTCGCCGCTGGGCTCTGTTGTTTTGTTGCATTCCCCGCCCGTAGTGTCTCACGGATTTATTGCCTATCCGGCTGCTCAGGCGAAAAGTTGCCCGTTTACCTCATCACGTACTTCCGTTCAGTGTTATTATATCGTTAATGGATAGATAGAGAGGGAAAGCAGATGAACAGGTTCGAAGCGATGCTCGATCCCAAGACCGTAGCCATTATTGGTGCAACAGAGAAAGAGGGTGCTATCGGACGGAGAATGCTGGAAAACCTTCTGGGCTTGAAAGAAAGAAAAGTATATCCTGTAAATCCTAACAGCAAAAGGGTCCTGGACGTGGAGGCCTATCCTGACATAACCAGTGTGCCTGAGCAGGTGAACCTTGCGGTTATCGTCACGCCTGCACCTACCGTACCGGCGCTGATCCAGGATTGCGGGAGAGCAGGTGTGGATGGAGTGGTTATTATTTCGGCGGGGTTCAGAGAAACAGGTGAAGAGGGAAGGAAACTCGAGGCCGAGATAGAAGAAACCAGAAACAAATACGGAATGCGCATCCTCGGGCCGAATTGCCTGGGCTTCGCGAGGCCGCCAATCGGTCTGAACGCAACTTTTCTCAAGAGCGACCCGCCGCAAGGCAATATCGCCTTTATATCCCAGAGTGGTGCCTTGGGCAGCGCCACCCATCAAGGAGATAAGCCACGAGTGGCTTATCCTATTTTGCAATATTGATTATTCCCGGCACGCGGCGATTGTTGCGGAGATCACAGAAAACGGAAAACGAAAGATCATCGCTGTCGGAAGGCTCATAATGGATCCGGAGTTCAAGTCCGCGGAATTTGCAATCCTCGTCCATGACCTCTATCAGAAAGAAGGCATTGGTCGCAAAATCATGGAGATGTTGATCAACATTGGCCGCGAAAAGAATCTTGAACAATTCGTCGGCACGGTGCTGGCCGACAACGATGAGATGCTCAAGCTTGCCAGAAAACTGGGGTTCAGTGCACGGTGGCTTTCAGATGGGGTGGATGGCGTTACCCTGAAGCTGAAAGATGCTCAAGAAAATAAGCTGTGACGCGAAAACGTCATGGTTGACGGAATCCGAGACGCAGCGTATAGAGCTGCGCAACGATTTCCCTCTCTATCGTGAAGCCCGCCTTTTCAAAGAGATGGAGCATGGCCCTGTTATCTCTCAGGACCTCAGCCGTAAAGCCAAGCAATCCCTGCTTCCTGGCAATATACGAGATATGAGTCAGGAGTTCGGTACCGATGCCTCTGTTCTGATGCTCGTCTTTCACCACGAGAGCCACTTCAGCCGTGTGGCTCCCTTCGTGGCCTCTGTATTGTGCAACGCCGGCAATTACTTCCCTCCCTTCTTGTTCGAACACCGCAAGTATTACCATTTCCCTCGTGTAGTCGATTACGACAAAGGAGCGCTGGAGTTGCTCATGAGGCATTGCCTTCCGCGCAGACATAAACCGCTTGTAGTGCGTATCTTCCGAAAGCGAATAGAAAAAATCCTTGAGGGCAGCCTCGTCGCTGATCCGCACCGGCCGCAGCAAGATAACGTCTTTGGACTTGGTCGTCCTGCGGCTTTCGAGATGCTCCGGATACTCACCCTTTTTCCCTTCCAGGTATGCCTGGTCGCGGTAAATGAGCATGTGTTTCTTTGCCGCCTCGATGAGGGCCGGCTGGAACTTCGGATGTGCAATCGCGATAAGCGACATCGCCCGTTCCCTGATATTCTTTCCGTGCAGGTAGGCGATGCCGTATTCTGTGACTACGTAGTGGATGTCGCCTCGGGTCAGGGTGACACCAGCTCCTTCCTGCAGGAACGGGACAATCCTCGACACAGACTCATCCTGAGCCGTAGATTGAAGCACAAGCACCGACTTCCCCCTGGAAGCCAGTGCCGCACCGCGCATGAAATCGGCCTGCCCGCCTATGCCGCTGTAAAATATTCTGCCTATTGATTCTGCCGTGGCCTGACCGGTAAGGTCGATCTCGAGAGCGCTGTTGATTGCCGTGATCTGTTCCATGCCGGCGATCGCCAAAGGGTTGTTGGTGTAGTCGATCGTCCTGAATTCAACTTGCGGGTTATCGTTGACAAAGGCGTAGGTCTCCTGCGTGCCCATGCAGAAACTGGCCACGCTCTTGCCGCGGTCCATACGCTTTCTCGTGTTAGTGATGACCCCCGCTTTCATCAGGTCCGCAATACCCTGCGTGAAAAGTTCGGTATGCACCCCCAGATCTTTCTTCTGCCCCAGAGCACCGAGGATCGCATTGGGAATGCTCCCGTAGCCCACCTGTATCGTGTCGCCGTCTTCCACGATCCGGGCTACGTGCTTGCCGATTCTCTCGGCTATGTCGGACGACACGTTCTCCTCGTACTCCAGCAGCGGTTCATCATAGGGCACAATGAAATCTATATCGCTGAGGTGAATGAAAGAATCACCGTGCACACGCGGCACGAGAGCGTTCATCTGTGCAACGACCAGAGATGCGTTTTCCACGGCGGCTTTCACCACGTCGACGCTGATGCCGAGACTGGAAAAGCCGTGAGCGTCCGGCGGTGAGATCTGGACGAGCGCTACATCAATGGAGATCATCTTCCCTCTGAGCAGACCCGGGACCTCCGAGAGGAATACGGGCGCGTAGTCGGCCATACCCTGGTTGACCGCATCTCTCGTGTTGTCACCAACAAAGAATGCGTTGTGGCGGAAGTTGCGCTTGAACTTCTCCGCGGTATAGGGCGCCACACCAAGGGTCCAGATATGGAGCACCTCCGTATCCAGCAGGGTCTTTGGGTTCGACTCCACGTACCGGACGAGCGCTTTGACCAGATACTGCGGCTCGCCGCAGCCTGTTCCTATGAAGATATGGTTACCGGGATTGATGTGAGAAAAAATGGTTGCTTCGGATACGAACTTTTCAGGATAGATGCTTCTTACGCGTCCGATGTCCACGAGGATGCCCCCGTGAAGTAGCATACCATGTTCATGCCATGATTTGTGTTCTCCGATGCATCGCTCAGAGGATTGTGCTACGATTGTAAACCTAATCACTGGTGCAAGAGTGCCACGGGCTTGCCCGCGAAAATCTATTGCGCTCATGAAGCCGTATGGAACAGTTTTTCTATCCAAAAAGCGTGGCGGTTTTCGGCGTATCCGATAGACCCTCCAATTTCGGACGGATCATCGTGGAAAACCTTCTGCGTTTCAGCTTTCCAGGGCAAGTGCATCCGATCGGCCCCGGCGGAGGCTCCATTGGGGGGCGCGACATCGTGCCATCCCTCGAGGCGGCCGGTGGCTGCCCGGATCTTGCGATACTATTGATTCCGGCTGCCCAGATACCCGATACGCTCGAAGAGTGCGGACGAAAGGGGATACACCACGTCATCATCGAATCGGGCGGATTCTCTGAATTTGCAGAGGAAAGAGAAAACCTCGAAGAGAGCGTGCGACGGATCGCCCGTGCCTGGGAGATCAAGGTTCTCGGGCCAAATTGTTTCGGCGTCACAAACCTGGAGCAGGGACTTGTCCTGCCCTTCTTCATTGTCGAACCTCGTTATATGAAGAGCGGGGCTTCTGCCTTGATTTCACAAAGCGGAGGGCTGGTCTACGACACGCTTATGCTCAGCTCATGCGAAAATCTGGGCCTGAGCAAAGTTATCAGCATCGGCAACAAGCTGATGTTGAACGAGAATGATTTTTTGGAGTATCTCGTCTCCGACGCGGCGACATCGACCATCGGGCTTTACCTGGAAAACTTTTCTGACGGCCGCAGGACTATGGAGCTGGCATCCTCAACGCATAAGCCGGTCGTCGTACTCAAAGCCAACCGCAGCCCTGAAGGGGAGAAGATTGCCCGGTTTCATACCACGGCGCTCGCGGGTGATGATCACGTGGTGGATAGCGCGGTGCAGCAGGCGGGAATGATTCGAGTCGCGAACCTATCGGAGATGATGGACTCTTTCAAGATCTTCAGCCTTCCCCCGCTCACAGGACCGAGACTCGCCTTGATCAGCCGTTCGGGCGGCCATGGTGTTGTATCCGGTGACGCGGCGCATCGCGAGGGATTCGAATTGGCTTCCTTTTCCCGTGAGTTCTATGAACGCATACAGGAAAGCAAACGGGGCGTGATCAGGGCAACCAATCCGCTCGATATCGGCGATGTCTACGATCTTCGCCTCTATGCGGATATCCTCGAGTGGGCGCTTCAGGAACAGGATGTTGACGGCGTGGTCTTCATCTCCACATTCAGTTCCGAAAGCGATGGCCAACACATGCAGGAACTCATCCGGCGCGCCGCCGCACTGAAACATCTTTATCAAAAACCTGCTGTGCTCTGCATGATATCAAACAGGGAACAGTGGTTCCAGATAAAGCTCGCGGCAGACTTCCCCGTCTTCGACGACGTTGATACGGCGATGAACGCACTGGCCAAATCATTCCATCACTCCAGGAATCTTCCGAAACGCACGTTTGCAGGTTCATTGTCTCGCGGAGCGTGGCGTCGCACCGCACCGACCAGGCTCGCAGACTCCTCTCGTTTGATGACAACAAAAGAAACCTTCCGCCTGCTATCGCATTATGGCCTGCCGGTGGCCGACTACGGGATTGTACGATCGATCGGAGAGGCACTCCGCGAAGCAAACCGGATCGGCTACCCTGTCGCGTTCAAGATGGCAGACGACCTGCATAAGACCGAGAAAGGAGGCGTCCGGCTCGACCTCAAAGATGCTGCAGCGCTGCAGGAGGCCTTCACCGGCATGCAAAGCGAGAGTTTTGTAGTGCAGAAGATGTCGCCTGCAGGACAGGAGGTAATTCTCGGCGTTAAGCGTGATGCAGAATTCGGGCCTGTGCTCCTCTTTGGACTTGGAGGCACACTCGTCGAGTTGATGAGAGATATTGTTATACGCGTACTGCCGATTGACGAGTATGAGGCAGAGCGAATGGTAGATGAGTG
Protein-coding regions in this window:
- a CDS encoding GNAT family N-acetyltransferase, giving the protein MPWAAPPIKEISHEWLILFCNIDYSRHAAIVAEITENGKRKIIAVGRLIMDPEFKSAEFAILVHDLYQKEGIGRKIMEMLINIGREKNLEQFVGTVLADNDEMLKLARKLGFSARWLSDGVDGVTLKLKDAQENKL
- a CDS encoding CoA-binding protein — its product is MNRFEAMLDPKTVAIIGATEKEGAIGRRMLENLLGLKERKVYPVNPNSKRVLDVEAYPDITSVPEQVNLAVIVTPAPTVPALIQDCGRAGVDGVVIISAGFRETGEEGRKLEAEIEETRNKYGMRILGPNCLGFARPPIGLNATFLKSDPPQGNIAFISQSGALGSATHQGDKPRVAYPILQY
- a CDS encoding acetate--CoA ligase family protein, coding for MEQFFYPKSVAVFGVSDRPSNFGRIIVENLLRFSFPGQVHPIGPGGGSIGGRDIVPSLEAAGGCPDLAILLIPAAQIPDTLEECGRKGIHHVIIESGGFSEFAEERENLEESVRRIARAWEIKVLGPNCFGVTNLEQGLVLPFFIVEPRYMKSGASALISQSGGLVYDTLMLSSCENLGLSKVISIGNKLMLNENDFLEYLVSDAATSTIGLYLENFSDGRRTMELASSTHKPVVVLKANRSPEGEKIARFHTTALAGDDHVVDSAVQQAGMIRVANLSEMMDSFKIFSLPPLTGPRLALISRSGGHGVVSGDAAHREGFELASFSREFYERIQESKRGVIRATNPLDIGDVYDLRLYADILEWALQEQDVDGVVFISTFSSESDGQHMQELIRRAAALKHLYQKPAVLCMISNREQWFQIKLAADFPVFDDVDTAMNALAKSFHHSRNLPKRTFAGSLSRGAWRRTAPTRLADSSRLMTTKETFRLLSHYGLPVADYGIVRSIGEALREANRIGYPVAFKMADDLHKTEKGGVRLDLKDAAALQEAFTGMQSESFVVQKMSPAGQEVILGVKRDAEFGPVLLFGLGGTLVELMRDIVIRVLPIDEYEAERMVDECKGAPLLRGFRGAPPADRENLVRCMIALSRLACDHPDINTIDVNPLIVLGKGKGCLAVDAKIETLL
- a CDS encoding GNAT family N-acetyltransferase, producing MDIGRVRSIYPEKFVSEATIFSHINPGNHIFIGTGCGEPQYLVKALVRYVESNPKTLLDTEVLHIWTLGVAPYTAEKFKRNFRHNAFFVGDNTRDAVNQGMADYAPVFLSEVPGLLRGKMISIDVALVQISPPDAHGFSSLGISVDVVKAAVENASLVVAQMNALVPRVHGDSFIHLSDIDFIVPYDEPLLEYEENVSSDIAERIGKHVARIVEDGDTIQVGYGSIPNAILGALGQKKDLGVHTELFTQGIADLMKAGVITNTRKRMDRGKSVASFCMGTQETYAFVNDNPQVEFRTIDYTNNPLAIAGMEQITAINSALEIDLTGQATAESIGRIFYSGIGGQADFMRGAALASRGKSVLVLQSTAQDESVSRIVPFLQEGAGVTLTRGDIHYVVTEYGIAYLHGKNIRERAMSLIAIAHPKFQPALIEAAKKHMLIYRDQAYLEGKKGEYPEHLESRRTTKSKDVILLRPVRISDEAALKDFFYSLSEDTHYKRFMSARKAMPHEQLQRSFVVIDYTREMVILAVFEQEGREVIAGVAQYRGHEGSHTAEVALVVKDEHQNRGIGTELLTHISYIARKQGLLGFTAEVLRDNRAMLHLFEKAGFTIEREIVAQLYTLRLGFRQP